Below is a window of Prionailurus viverrinus isolate Anna chromosome A1, UM_Priviv_1.0, whole genome shotgun sequence DNA.
ggccccatgttgggctcaccGCTGCCAGCTCAGTGCcgctctgttccccccccccccaccttgcactctctctctctctctctcaaaaataaatacgcattaacaaaaaataataaaattaaataaaatttaaaaatctaaaaaaaaaaagctaaatgtaAACAACCGACTTGTTTTTTATTGAATGACTTTGCACTTGGTCACAGGATTAaaagttcaatttttaaattggcttAACTAAGCAGCGCTCCCACGGTCACCTGTattccgtttttgtttttgtttttttcccacctgCATACTTTTAAGTTCcaactactggggcacctggctggctgagtcggaAGAAcgtgcgactcctgatctcagggttctgagttcgagccccattttcGATGTAGAGATTAACACCCCACCccaattaaataaactttaaaaatttaaaaaaaaaaaaaagttccacttACTGGCCTATTCCGCCCCCACAAAAATGTCAGGCCTACCATCGTAGGATTCAAGGCAAGTAATTTGTAGCAATGATCTAATTCATATCCATCCAGTGTTCCGGGACACGGTGGAAGAAATTGGAGATAAAAGATCCACCCTAGTCTGGGCCAGCTCGTCGCCCCAGCGTCACCGTCCACCAAAGCTCTACAGACACGTGCAGCGCGGGCGCCCACTAGGAGACCTCCCCCACCGCGCCCCGAAGGCTCAGCCCCAGGGTTCCCGGGGACTCTCAggttctcctctccctctccactcGGGCATCTCCGCGAGGCCGGGGGATTGTGCGGCACGCCTGGCAGCAGTAGGAACTGGGAGGAAAACAAAGGAGTCGGGGGCGCCggtgggagtgggtggggacTGCAGTTTTAGATGGGGTGGCAGGGGGCGTGGCAGGGGAACCTCTCCAGTGGGTAACATTTGAGCAGATTCCTGCGGGAAGACAGGCGCTCAGTGTGAGTGGGGCCACAAAGAGTGTGAGAAACTGTGTGAGAACGGAAGAGGCCCTTGGCAGCGTGAAGCTTTACCTCAACCTCGGCACCGGCGGCACTTCGCCCAGGACCATCTGACGATCAGATTCTACCGCAGTTTGGATAAACCATTCTTCCGCTCGGCCGCAGACCCCGCCCCTCAAGGAAGGGTCCAGTCCTGAGACCTGGTTTCGCCCCCGCAGGTACTGCCTCCTTCGCCGCTCCCAGTACCGGTGAGGCAGACTCTCAGACCAGCGTGAGCCAGGGTCCTAGTCACTTCCCGCCCTCACCAGGCCCCGCCTCCCCTGGGCCCCGGCCCCTATCCGCTCCGCCCTCCGGCCGAGACTCCGCCCCGTTTGGCCTGTATTTAAGGGTCTGAGCGTCAACGATAGGTCTGAGTCAGAGACTTCATTTCCCGATTGGCTGGGGTGTATGACAGGCTTACGCAAACGGGGTGACCCGGAAGTGATTCCTGAGGCTCGGGCCGCGTGGATTCGCCTACTGCGGGCTCGGTTGCAGCAGCTGCTGCTGTGATGACCAAAATAAAGGCAGATCCAGACGGGCCGGAGGCTCAGGCGGAGGCTTGCCTCGGGGAGCGCACTTACCACGAGCTGCTAGTGAATCTGAACCCCATCGCGCAGCCCCTGGCTTCTCGCCGTCTCACGCGGAAGCTCTACAAATGCATCAAGAAAGGTGCTGCAGCTGCCGCGGTGGCCGGTGGTGGCGCGGGTGGTGGGCCGAGACCCCCACACTGACTCTTCTGTCGTTGCAGCTGTGAAGCAGAAGCAGATTCGGCGCGGGGTGAAGGAAGTTCAGAAATTTATCAACAAAGGCGAGAAAGGgtaaggaccccccccccccgctggatTTTTGCATTTCTGAACGATAACAGGTATCTCTACTAAGTAGGTGTTTGAGAAAAGTCGGCTGAAAGCGGGGGAGGGcgctggatggttcagtcggttgaacctcAGTTGGTaagattgagcctcacatcaggctttgtgctgacagcgtggagcctgcttgtgattttctctccctctctctaaacataaaaaaaaaaagtggtcggATTCAGCCCCACATACGGAAAATAATCAGCAGCCCGTGACTTCCCTTCAATACAGCTAGTGGGTACATCACATCACTTACGCAAAAGTAAGCGCAAAAGTAACACCACTGGGAAAGTGAGTACTGGGGAAGTGAATGGTATAAGCCTACTCACTTAGGGTAGACAccagcttcattcattcatagacTATTGTCTATATTCTTTTTCGGGCACTGTGCTATGGGGAGACTGTCTTTAatcaaatacacataaaattaaaagttccAACTGAAGGAGTAAACAGGGTGTAGTGAGAATGACTTCATTACTTTTTTGGCATCTGTCAGAATCTGAAACTTACTTATTCCCAGGATCTCCCACTCAGGTCAGACAGTAAGCTCTTTGAAAACAGGATAAAGCCTCTCATTGCTTTATCCCTAGAAGTATATGGTATGTTGTTGGTGCTCAAGAGATAAACAGTCCTGGGATTATTTGATGCCCAGTGGGAAGTCTTACCAAGAGGGCAGCGGTTCTGCCAGAAGATACTGGGTGCCACAATAGGAGAGAGGATAGTGGAGGACAGAAGTATTACCTTCTCATGGGGCTTTGTAAGCTGTGGTAAGTTTAGTTTTCATACTCAGCTTTGCAGGCCACTGAGGGTTAAAAGCCAGGGAGTGACAGAATTGTTTACCCTTAGGATTTTTCTGGCAACTCTGGAAAGGATCAGGGGCACAAGAGTACACAAGGAAATTGAGATAGGAGACTGCTGTAGTCTAGAGGAGGTGGGGGTGATTTTGATGAGGTTAGTGGTGGCTGAAATAGAATTAAAGTGGATGGATCTGAGAGAACTTTCAGACATGCAATGAGGAGGTATGGATTCCAGCTGAAGAGGGAAGATCATGAGTTTTGTTTTAGACACATGACCTGCCTCATCCtatacccgccccccccccccccccccccagcagaacTGTCAAGTTGGCAGGTGGCTGTATAGATTCGGAGCTTGGAAGGGAGAGGCCAGGCAGGAGAGAACAGATTTGGGAGTTGTATGCACATGGCAGTGAGGCCATGGCAGTGCCTGGGGTCACCCAGGGAGAAGGTACTGAGAGGGCAGCCAAAGATCAGGCTGTGAGGAGCCCCAGCACTTAAAGGCCACTCAGAGGAAGAGGTGTGCAGAGGAGAGCCCAGAAGACCAAAGAAAAACTAGAGGAGAGCGGGCCCAGTACTTTGAACCGAGAGCTTTTCCTTATGTTTGCCTGTCACTCCCTGGAGAAACACTCTTCCTTGCCCCAGAGGCCTGACGTCTTGCCAGAGAGGTATCCTACCTGAGGGTTCTCTGGCAAGCCTTCATTAGTTCTGGTCACTCTTGGGACTGAGCGAATGCTTCTCAGCCCAGCACTCAAGGCCTTTGGATATGGCCCCTACTAATCTCTCTAGCCTTCTCGTCTACCCTATCCTAGATTCCAAAGGCCCATCCCAGGCCCCCGCCAGCCAGCTCCTGGGTATGTGGTGCCATTCTGATTCTCAGTCTTAAATGGTTTCCCTGTACCCAGCCCCTCCATGGACTGCCTAGGTGCCAGCTTTCTGATCCATTGTCCCctcctgattcctttttttttttttttcagttttagttgtttgagagagaacatggatagagcaggggcagagagggagagagaatcccaagcaggctctgcgccagcatagagcctgacatggggctcaaactcacaaacagtgagatcatgatctgagctgaaatcaagtcaagacatttaaccaactgagccagccacccaggcgccccatcctgatTCCTTTCTTGACTCTTCAAGAACTTAGCTTACTCCTTGGGGTCACTACCATACCTCACCTGTCCCAGTGGGATCCCACTTGTCACACTTCGTGGCATTTACTTAATTTGCCGAGAACTAGGGATCACCTCCCCAGAGGAAGGTGATCATCAAACACAAATTTGCACGTACTTTCTTTCAGGAGGTGGGAGATCCACATTAATAACTGGGTCCTTGAGAGCAAGGTCCATCTTACTGGTCTCTGGACAGAGGCACTTTTGACTGAAAGCGGGACTGAGCAAGTTAGAGATGAGGGTTTCTCTCATTTCAGGATCATGGTTTTGGCAGGAGACACATTGCCCATTGAGGTATACTGCCATCTCCCAGTTATGTGCGAGGACCGGAATTTGCCCTACGTCTATATCCCCTCCAAGACGGTAAGGAGCACACGACCCCCGCCCCGGTCTTGGTCAGCATTGGAACAGCGGGTGTGGGGTCAGGTCTGTGGGAGCAGGCCACAGTGggaaagaacacaggctttggaggCAGACCGGAATGGATCCTTGGTGCTACCGGCTCCCGGTTGAGGGATTGCACGTTGGCGCTTTGCACTTCACTTTCCTTCTTGAGCTGGGAATCCTTGCCCTCATGGACCATGGGAATGGAAAAGGAGGTGTGTGTGGATGTGCTGTCGACCAAGATGCAGTGCTTGTGTTAGTCCCGTTAGGCGGCTGCTGTGCTTGGGGAGGAGTGGGCATTCAAGGGGCTTGTGCAGCTGGCCTTATCCTTATACAGGGGCTGTGGCCCAGAGAGGAGGTTGGCAGGGACCAGGAGAACACAGGTCCGGCCTAAGGAGATAGCCTCTGCTGGGCCGGAGCCCATTTGTGCTTGCTGTGTGGCAGTGTAGGCCCAGTGTTGCTGGACCTGACTCGAAAGTTGGCAGAGTTGAAATGATGGTGTCATGCAGACCACACGGCACTTGTCTGTGGGCTGGATGAGGCCAGCAGGTCATGGGTCTTGCAGCCTTTTTTCCCCTGCTCCACAGGACCTGGGGGCAGCTGCAGGCTCCAAGCGCCCCACCTGCGTGATCATGGTCAAGCCCCACGAGGAGTACCAGGAGGCTTATGACGAGTGCCTGGAGGAGGTgcaggccctgcccccacccatgtGAAGGACTCGGGCACTTGCTCCGGAAGTGGTTGGTCTGGCAGTGGGCCAGCTGGTTGTCCTCTTGCGGCCTGTGTCTGTGCATCGCCCTGGTCCCCTGCAGCATGTCTTCTTCCCGGGCAGCTCCGCCAGCTCTTTTGTGAAGGCATAGCCGAAATGTTCCGTTGAGCATTGGTGAAGACCACTCCGAGGGTATAGTGAGGGGGAAGTAAACGCTAAGACTAAAAGGTGGTGAGTCTGTGGGTGTCTTTTTCAGCGGCAGGTGCTGCTGGGCCAAGGAGGTGGTGGGCAGGAAGGAGTAGAAGCAGCCATTCTTGGCAGACAACCCGAAGGACTTACAGGGTGTCCCAGGCTGCTGCCAGACCCAGGCTGAGTCTGGGCCCTCCCATGGCCATGGTAGGTGGCCTCAGGATAAGGCCACTGCAGCCAACCCCAtgcccagagcctgcagcccctGCGCTGGGCACACccccattcctttcttcctttccctgcccctACGAGCCTGAAATGCCACTGGGAAATGTATGGAAACTATTTACCCACGTGCACAGCAAATGTGAAAGAGGGGTATGAAGCTAGAAACAAAACCCTGGGCCACCGTTCCTACTTGGCACAATGACCCCGGTAACCCAGTCCCTTCAGACATTTCAGACTTAGGGTGCCTTCCTGCTCTCTaaggcccagcacagggcttcGTGGGTACACACAGTGACCAAGCTCCATGTGCCCTGGGGTAAACTGAAAAGAGCTTGAGACTGAGGGTCGGATCTGGTTTAAATTCTGAGCTCTCTCCTTTACAAGCTGTGAGCCCCGTAAGTCAACTCAGTTTGTCTTCCTAACTCCCCTCGCACTGCTTCCTAGTAAGGAGAGGAAAAGactttatatatgtttgtgtaaAAGCATCTTGCCTGGGGTCTGACATCACCGGGCCCTTTCACCCAGTCAGGGATGTAAAGTGGGTTCTCTCTGGGTACAGTGGGCGTGCAGTGATTCCTTGTCGGTGAAGTAAGGAGAAGGCCTGTGAATATATTTGCTCAGTTATAAAACCACGGCATTCAGTTCAAACCTGACTATTTACAGTGGGAAGTGGATACATACAGTTGTGAGGCTGTACCACTGGAGCAGCAGATACAGCATGGGTGTAGCCATCAGCGACCTGGCTGGGGGCAAGATGCCAGGACTAGGAAGATGTCCGTGTTGCCTGCCAAGTCCTCTACCTCTCTGTTGGTTGTGACTAAGTCAGTGGCAGATACAGATAGGGAAACGGCCGGAGTACAGAGGCCAGTGTCTGCCTACCCTCATGGCCAAGGAGCCAGCTGCCTGGCACAAACTGGTTCATCTCCCTTCTTGGCCTCTGCCTGGAGTGGCACTCGGCCATTTGCGCTGAAGTGAACCACAATCCACAGACAGCAGCTACCCCCGCGTAGGCAAGACCAAGGCTCAAGGGTGAAAAGCCCCTTTTGACAAAGTTCCTCCCAGGCGGGTATCAGAATATGATGCGTTTCCCGTCAGCCGGGTTCTGCTCCATGGGACAGTAGGGACACTTGAGCCTGCAAAGGGAGGAGAACAAACAGTGTCTCGGGGGCTGGCCAGCAGGAGAGCGAAACGGAGGTGGAGTAGAACCTGGGGAACTTACTTTCCACCGTTAATGAGCTTGTTGAGCGCATCTCGAGAGATCACGTGGCCGCAGATGAGCTTGATGGGAGGGTTGGAATCTGACGTCTGCTGCCGTAGGATGGGGCAGGCAAACACCGAGTGGTACCAGCACTTCATGCCCAGTTCGATCTcgatctgggggtgggggcaccacagaggggtgagccccacttctggccACGGCTGCCCTTCCTGGTGCTGCCGCCAGCCCACACCTCCCCCCCGCCAGGCCTCACCGGTAACTCATCCTTGTGACTCCAGACCCCCGTGCACTGCCGCTGCTCAATCACGGCCTTGATGTTCATCAGCACCGGCAGCGCCACACAGCCAGAGGCAAAGCTGTGGAACAAAGAGCAGGGGCTGCAGTGGCCCAGACCAAGGACCCAGAGGACAAAGGCACCAGCACACTGTTGTTGGCTTGTGTCCTGGGACAGGGTTCTAAAGTGGCACATGGTCAGATTGGTCCTTGAAAATCGCGCCGGTGGCTCATAAAGTGCCACGTGTGGTTAATGTGTGTCCAACTCTAGGATCATTCTAATGCACCCCTGAGTTTGCGAACCTAtgggagagacaaaaggaagatcTGGGGGGCAGATCCCTGCTCGTCCAACTACTGGAATGTCATTGCTGTGTTAGGGACAGTGATCGGTTTGCAGGGGCCCCAGCCtgcctgtctcccctgctctgtTGTCATAATGCACCTCTGACTGGTTGTCTACATGGTTGTCATCACTTGGAAACGGGGTTAGACTCAGATCTCACAGTGACTCAGGCAGGGGCGGGGAGTCGACTGGCTGGCGCCTCGGGTGCTAAATACCTATGATGCTCAGGGAAATCGTGCACTACAGAACCATCCTGAAGTGCCACTGGTGTCCCTGCTGGGAAACACTGTTCTATAACGTGAATCCTtcaccctggggaggggaggggaggggtaggaggCTCCACAACCAGTCTAAATAAAATGGCACCGTGACACTATCCATTGTGGTACAGTCTGAGGTTCTGGGGTCTGTGACGCCCTGGGCAAGTTCATTTGTGCGTCGAGCCTgtgtgttttctcatctgtaaaatgaggatatcCACCTGCAACTCACGACCTTGGGGAGTCATGAGAACATTACTGTAAAGGAGTCTTCCAAGGGAAAAGTCTCAATACATGTTACTCAGCCACTTTCAAATCTCCCTGAAGGGACGTGGTTTGAGATATGAGGTTGAGAGGACAGGCTGCAGGGGGTCTTGTGATAATTCAGGGGTGAGGTGCAGGCAAGACAGACCTCATTCCAAAGACCTTACAGAAGGGGAACGTTGACCCTGCCCCTGACCTTGCAGTGACATCAGGCCACAACTCTTCCTGATCTCAGCTTCTCCACCTGTAAGAACAGGTAACTCCTACCTGGAGGAATGACTGAAAGAGCCAGTTTAGGTTTGAGAGAACCAAGCACCATGGAACATGACTGGCCTTGGCAAACTGTTTCCCTGGAAACCCTCCCGCTGGCGCTGCCCCCACAGGGCTGCCTGTACCTGACGCTGAGGGGCGACTCCACCGAGAGCCCCAGCAGGGAACAGGCATCCCGGGTAAAGGTCTCGCAGATCTCTGCCCAGTGGCTGTTGTCCAGAAGGTGGCAGTAGGGTGACTTCTCCAAGCCCAGCCGCAGGTACACCAGACTGCCCATCATCACCTGGATTTCTACAAGGTGAGCAGGGCACAGGTTGGTGCACTGGCTGGGGAGCAGGGCACAGATCTGGGTGCACAGGCTGGAGAGCAGACTGAGCCCCGCAGTGCCCAGGGCCCTGAACAGGCTGAGGGGGCGATGAGATGCCCTCGGGCAAAACCAGTTTTCCCTAAAGTCCCATGTGGAGGCGGAGCCTCTTCATGTGTGGGGCAAAGAAGCATCCTTGCAAGGCAATCAGGAGAGTGTGACTTCGCTGCCCATCCTTTCAAGTGCACGATGAAGAGGGAGTCTCCCTCACGTTTCTCTTACCCCAACACTAGCTACTCTCCCTGTTAAAAAAACTTCCAGGTGGTATCTAGATTTATTAGCAGTGCCTGGTTTTCataatttcacaaataaaacGTGAGGTGATAAGTAGATAGAAACAGAGCTAAAGAAAAAAGGGACCAATGGTAGGGGTGGTTACTAGCAGGGAACATCTAGAAAGTGAGGCTCAAATGACTAAGGCGTGGAAATGCTGGTGTGACAGAAGGTTCATGAAGAAAGCTGTGGAGGACGTGCCGGGAAGGAGTGGGATTCTCCTAGGTGGGAGGCCTGTATTGAGGCCAGGCAGCATGAGGGCGTGGGTGTCCCGGGCACACACAGGCCCACCCTGCTGAGTGTGGgtgtggcacagagcaggtgtcaGGGACCAGAGTGGTCTGAGATGATGGCAGAGGCAGATGCAGAGGAAGAGCCTTGAGTTCGGAGTTCACCTCGGAGACAGTGAGGGAGCAGTCAGAGTTCTTACGCTGGGGAATGGCATCCTGGTTACATGCAGCCCCTCAGGTGGGGCAGGGACCAGCAGCCCAACAGCCTGACCCATGCTGACACCTGCCGGGGTCCAGCAGCACCCACCCTGGCACCCTGAGCGCGTACCTCGCTGGTGCAGCCGTGCAAATGGCTGAAAGTGCCGGGCATAGCTGAGGGCCTCTAGCTGCTTCTCGGGGCCGCTTGCCAGGAGCCGGATGAAGTGCAGTCGGTGCAGCTTGAACTCCAGGGAACTGTTGAGCTCGAGCAGGCGCTGCCTGTGGGAGATGGCCCACCTGGGAAAAAAGGGAGCCGGTGGGGTACGAGAGGGGTCCTGGGAGAGCTGGGACTGAGGTGGGCTTCAAAAGCCTAAGTGAGGCCCATGACACAGGGCTGGAGTCATGTCAAGTACACTGGGTGACATGGAGACCACAGACATGCCCTGTGCCCCTCTGGCCCATCTGAGGACTAACTTACTCCAACGCCGGCCCTAGGTCTTGTTCGTGCAGAGCTTCCAGGATTCGATTCAGCTCCAGGAAAGGTTGCTTAAAGTCCAAGTCCACATTCAGGGTGGATTCCTGTGGGGGGAGAGCGCAGTCCCATCGCTGGACATTCAGTTCAGAACATTTCAGTTCTATAAGGCTGAGCATTACATGCTGGCCTCCCAGGGCGCAGACTACACAcccgccccagccccagggtCTGAGACCTGCATGGAATAGCATGGTGAGAGCATTGTTCCTCTTCAGTCCTCTTGATTACATTAGGGAAAGCATTCTTTACTTTTACTGTGTGTTTTTAACACCTAACAAGTGCTACTTTGTTGTTTCACTAACCTGCCTATTTAAGAAAGGGCTATTGGGCCTCAACTCAGAACCCTGGCAGGCAACCAGCTCTAGCTAGAAGTTCTGACTTCATGACTTCACTTTCCATCATATATATGTTTAGAGCTACCTTCTATTTAGGCAGGGGAAATGATTTCCTTTCTAAAACGAACTTCTGTAAAGAATAACAGGAACCTGACATAAAGACAACTATCAAGCGGGAGCAGAACGGGCAGGTGCCAGCACCGTCCGGGCCAGGCCGTTACCTGGCACAGCTCCTCGGCAACACTGAGCATGCCCTGCTGGTACAGGTGCTCCACGATGGCCATCTGTAGgatctgctgctgcttctcccgtGAGTCCCACACTGCGTCGGAGACGACACCACAGATCTCAGAGTCAAAGTTCTGACGAGGACAAGAGACAGGGCTCTGTGACTCAGCATCCGTGCTGCTCACGCTCACTTTCCCACCTCCCACCGAGCCCGACACACTAGCTCCAGggcatccccacccccagcccagggatGCCTGCAGGCTCACCCTGTCGATGGCTTTGCCCACTCGAGAGACGCTGCTGTGAATGTCCTTGTGGTCCGAAGCCAGTTTCTGCACGGTGTCTTTGATCTTCCGGCAGCACTGGGACATCACCAGGgagagggtggcagagagaggggtccCCTGGAGGGCTGCAGGGAAACACCGGCAGTGAGGCAGGACACAGAGGAGCACACCTTGTCCCTGCTTCCTCTAAACACCAGCCTGGAGGCCCGGGAGGAAGCCCTGAACTCCTGAGTAAAGATCTCAGCTTCTGTCCCACGTCCTGCCACTTTGTAACTGCATGCCTTGGAGCTGGTCAAGTGGGCCAAGTGGGTTCATCTCTCGgttcatttcctcacctgtaaaatggtgTGACAATGCCGGCCCTGTACGCTGCTGTGAAATGTAGATGATTTGGGACTTCCTGTGGGTAAGCCCTTAattttagctcatttaatcctcaccaccgTGCTCTGCAGTGGGCACTATGAATATCCCGTCCTGTagctgaggaagctgaggcaggaGCTTGCCAGGCGACAGCAATGACAGATGTAAAACCACCACCACACCTGAGGGCTCTTTATGGTCTTGTGTAAGATACCACATGTGAGAAGGCTTTGAACAACAAGGCACTATCCCTGTGTTCGTGCTTTTTATCAACCCAGAGGATACTGCCAGAGAAGCTCAAGGATATTTCTGGCTCATGCCCCCAGGCCTGCAATGGTTTTcaggcccctcctccagcccagcaTCGATGCGCCTTCTTTAGGCAGCAGCACCTTGGGTCAGGGAAAGAAACATGACCCAGGAAGGTCGGGGAGTGTCTCAACTCCAAGACCAGACGCCCTGGAAGAGAGATGCATTCTGCTAAGATGCTGAACAATCACGATGGGAACTGGAGCTTCTGGAGCACTGTGACCACCTCAGGGGAGCAGTGCTCCGAGTTTGAAGCCAGCATACACTGAGGGGATCACGTGAGCACCTGGACGCAGCTGAGCCTGGACATTTCAGTGACCTGAGTCCATAAATCCAGTCTTCCCGACCCCCGCCTGTTGGTTTAAGCTGGTCTGAGCTGAGTTTCTGTCACttgtttttggtttctgtttgtttttgagagagacagtgtgtgtgtgagcaggggagggacagagagagaggggataaaatcccaagcaagctccacactgcccgATGAgtagctcaaactcacaaaccgtgagatcatgacctgagccaaagtcaagagtcagaccctcaacccactgagccaccccagcacccccaggGTTGTCACCTATAACTGAATGTATCCTGACAAATACAGACAGGAGGCAGTGGATGGGCCACCCTCCTATGCTGGGGAGATGGGGCAGGACTGCATTCCACTCTGACATCAGTGCCACCTGCCCCAACCCCAGCTTGCCACTCATCTCTCATATTCTGCTCCATTCACGTCACAGAGGGCCACACTCTGCACATTCCCTGGCCACATTCCTGTTAGGACAAAGCAACAGCTTTCAGGAAACCAAaccctttttgtgtttttttaaagtaagctctaggcccaacgtggggcttaaaactcacgatcccaagatcgagagtcacatgctctaccaactgagccagcaaggtgccccgAAACCAAAGCCTTTTAACCTGAAATCCCCAAATCTTCCCTGCCCAAGGACCCACAGACAACTACGAGCCCTGACAAATCCCCATCTGAGAAAACACAGTCTCCGTGTAAAGACGCTACGGCAGCCATCACCATCTGTTAACCAACAGCACAGTGTACAAGAGTTTCAGACCCACAGAAGGAAACCATTGTACTGCACACAGTTAACATGCCATCAAAGTCAAGGGCATTTGTTATAGCATGGCACAACCATATGATGGAATGGGAAGCCAAAAGGTACAAGGATGAGGCAGAATTCTATGTACTAATACAGAACATTCCCCAAGACAAACCAGGAAAGCAAGGCACAGGAAAGCATGTACTTTATTCTACCCTTTTTgcgtttggaaaaaaaaaaaaaaagggggggggaatagACACACATGCCACCTATATGGGCACCCAGATGCTGTCTAGAAGGGCACCTGAGAAACCAGGGACAGGGCTTGACTTGGGAGAGAGGCACACAGACACTGGGAATCAAGGGTGAAAGGGAGACTCACTTTTCACTGTAAGCTTTTCTGACCTTAGTCTTTTTCCATGTgcatgctttctttaaaaaaaaaaaaaaaaaaaaagataaaaaggaaacaaactctatacatttatttgttcttctcaGTGCTACTAGTGTAGCAATTCTGAAAATACTTTCCATGTACCACAGAAATCAAGCAGATGAGAAATTTATTAATGTTGTTCGGAGTCAGGCTTCTCACGGATGCAGAAAAGAGATTTGGCTATGGATGGGGGAAGCCTAGGAAGAACCCTGGATATTGGATTGAAATCAGAGGTATCCAAACAAACCCATGGCCTGCAACATACAAAGATCTGTCTGCTAAAAAAACAGATACAACCCCTCAGTAACAACCCAGATCTTGCTTTCCAACTACCATTTTCCACCAAAAGAACCAGTCTCCTTGTAGAAAGAAATTACTGATTCCAGGAACTATCTTATTGTGTAgcccaagaaaaaataaactagactttgtcaatattaaaaattttatgcttcgggggtgcctgggtggcttagtcggtaaagcatcagacttcagctcaggtcatgatctcatggttcaggagttctagccccgtgtcaggctctgtgctgacagctcagagcctggagcctgcttcagattctgtctccctctctctctgcccctcccctactcatgctctctctctgtcaaaaataaataaaaacattaaaaaaaattttttttttaattttatgcttcaaggcacctgggtggctcagtcagttaagtgtctgactttggctcaggtcatgacctcacagttcatgggttcgagccctgcattgggctctgtgctgacggctcagagcctggagcctgctttgtattttgcctccctctctctctgcccctccccctctgtctctgtctctctcaaaagtaaataaacataaaaaaaaaatttatgcttcaaaggatactatcaaaaaagtgaaaagacatgacaagtgcctgggtggctcagtcagttaagcttta
It encodes the following:
- the NHP2 gene encoding H/ACA ribonucleoprotein complex subunit 2, coding for MTKIKADPDGPEAQAEACLGERTYHELLVNLNPIAQPLASRRLTRKLYKCIKKAVKQKQIRRGVKEVQKFINKGEKGIMVLAGDTLPIEVYCHLPVMCEDRNLPYVYIPSKTDLGAAAGSKRPTCVIMVKPHEEYQEAYDECLEEVQALPPPM
- the RMND5B gene encoding E3 ubiquitin-protein transferase RMND5B isoform X1 codes for the protein MEQCASVEREVDKVLQKFLTYGQHCEQSLEELLHYVGQLRAELANAALQGTPLSATLSLVMSQCCRKIKDTVQKLASDHKDIHSSVSRVGKAIDRVSLQASLGWGWGCPGASVSGSVGGGKVSVSSTDAESQSPVSCPRQNFDSEICGVVSDAVWDSREKQQQILQMAIVEHLYQQGMLSVAEELCQESTLNVDLDFKQPFLELNRILEALHEQDLGPALEWAISHRQRLLELNSSLEFKLHRLHFIRLLASGPEKQLEALSYARHFQPFARLHQREIQVMMGSLVYLRLGLEKSPYCHLLDNSHWAEICETFTRDACSLLGLSVESPLSVSFASGCVALPVLMNIKAVIEQRQCTGVWSHKDELPIEIELGMKCWYHSVFACPILRQQTSDSNPPIKLICGHVISRDALNKLINGGKLKCPYCPMEQNPADGKRIIF
- the RMND5B gene encoding E3 ubiquitin-protein transferase RMND5B isoform X3, with the translated sequence MSQCCRKIKDTVQKLASDHKDIHSSVSRVGKAIDRNFDSEICGVVSDAVWDSREKQQQILQMAIVEHLYQQGMLSVAEELCQESTLNVDLDFKQPFLELNRILEALHEQDLGPALEWAISHRQRLLELNSSLEFKLHRLHFIRLLASGPEKQLEALSYARHFQPFARLHQREIQVMMGSLVYLRLGLEKSPYCHLLDNSHWAEICETFTRDACSLLGLSVESPLSVSFASGCVALPVLMNIKAVIEQRQCTGVWSHKDELPIEIELGMKCWYHSVFACPILRQQTSDSNPPIKLICGHVISRDALNKLINGGKLKCPYCPMEQNPADGKRIIF
- the RMND5B gene encoding E3 ubiquitin-protein transferase RMND5B isoform X2 translates to MEQCASVEREVDKVLQKFLTYGQHCEQSLEELLHYVGQLRAELANAALQGTPLSATLSLVMSQCCRKIKDTVQKLASDHKDIHSSVSRVGKAIDRNFDSEICGVVSDAVWDSREKQQQILQMAIVEHLYQQGMLSVAEELCQESTLNVDLDFKQPFLELNRILEALHEQDLGPALEWAISHRQRLLELNSSLEFKLHRLHFIRLLASGPEKQLEALSYARHFQPFARLHQREIQVMMGSLVYLRLGLEKSPYCHLLDNSHWAEICETFTRDACSLLGLSVESPLSVSFASGCVALPVLMNIKAVIEQRQCTGVWSHKDELPIEIELGMKCWYHSVFACPILRQQTSDSNPPIKLICGHVISRDALNKLINGGKLKCPYCPMEQNPADGKRIIF